The sequence CGAGGGTGGGCTGTGACCGCGGGGAGGGCGGCCTGTCCATCTGCGCGACGGCGCGACCAGGCGGCGGGGCCTTCGTGGCGGTCGCGGACCTGCCTGCGCACGAGCTCGCCCGCCTCCTCGACCTCGTCCCCAGCTCGTAGTCCCCGCTCCAATGACCAAGATCGCCCTCAAGAACCCGTATCTCGTCGTCGTCGGCTGCCTCGTGCTGATGGTCCTCGGCTATGTCTCGTCGACACGAATCCCCGTAGACCTCCTCCCCACCTTCAAGACGCCGGCCGTCCAGGTGCTCACGCTCTACCCCGGCATGCCTGCGCCAGTCGTCGGCGCGGACATCACGAGCCGCCTCGAGCGTTGGACAGGGCAATCGAACGGCATCGCGCGTCAGGAGTCTCGCTCGCTCACCGGCGTGTCGGTCGTCCGCGACTACTTTCGCGAGGACATCGACCCCAACACGGCGATGAGCCAGGTCTCGTCGCTCGCCGCGAGCGACGTTTACTACCTCCCACCGGGCACCGCGGCGCCGATGGTCATGCCGTTCGACCCGACGGCGCCGCTGCCTCTGGCGCTCCTCTCGGTGTCCAGCTCCACGAAGACCGAAAAAGAGCTCTACGACATCGCTTACTTTCAGCTCCGGAACCTACTCCAAGGGATCCAGGGCGTCGTGGCGCCCGCCGTCTACGGCGGAAAGCTCCGGCGCATCTACGCGTATCTCGATCCCGACAAGCTCGCGGCGCGAGGGCTCGCGCCGATGGACGTCCAGATCGCGCTCCGCGCGCAGAACACGTTCGTCCCCACCGGCAACGTCAAGATCGGCGACCTCGATTACCAGCTCGAATCGAACGCCATCCCCGAGACGGTCGCCGAGCTCAACGCGTTCCCAATCAAGATAGGCAAGGACGGCGCGCCGATGCTGGTCGGGGACGTGGGATCGGTCGAGGACGCCGCGCAAATTCAGTCGAACATCGTCCGGATCGACGGCAAGCGGCAGGTCTACATTCCGATCTACCGTCAACCCGGCGCCAACACAGTCTCGGTCGTCGGCGCAGTAAAAGACGCGCTCGCGACGCTGAAGGCGACCCTCGGCGAGGGGATCGATCTCCGGGTGGTCGTCGATCAGTCGGTGTTCGTGAAGAAGGCGATCGCAGGGCTCGCGACAGAGGGGGCGATTGGCGCGTTGCTCGCGGGCATCATGGTCTACGTCTTCCTCGGAAACGCCCGCGCGAGCGCGGTGACCTTCCTCGCGATCCCGCTCTCCATCACCGCCGCGATCGTCGGCCTCGGCCTGACCCGGCAGTCCATCAACGCCATGACGCTCGGAGGTCTCGCGCTCGCCGTGGGGCGCCTCGTCGACGACGCCATCGTCGTCCTCGAGAACACGATGAGGCACATCCAGGCGGGCGTGCCACCTCGGGAGGCAGCCGCCCGAGGTGCCGCCGAGGTCCGCGCGCCCGTGCTAGTCGCCACGATTTGCACGTGCATCGTCTTCTTGCCTGTCGCGTTCCTCAAGGGAATGGGGTCGTTCCTGTTCGTTCCACTCGCGCTCGCCGTGACGTACGCCATGACGGCGTCCTACGTCGTGGCGATGACGGTCGTGCCGACCTACTCGGCTCGCTTCCTCGCTCGCCCGCACAAAGGCCGCGAGGCCGACGAGCATGGTGGCCCCCTCTATCGCCGGGTCGCGTCGAGCTACCGGCGCGCGCTCGAGAGGGCGTTCCGCGCCAAGTGGCTCGTCGCTCTGGTCGCCGTCGCCTCTCTCGGGGCGGCTGTGCTGTTTGCGCGCGGGCTCGGACAGGAGCTCTTCCCGCGCGCCGACGCGGGTCATATCACCATCTTCGCGCGCGCCCCGTCGGGCACCCGCGTAGAGAAGACCGAGGCCTACATGGCGCAGGTCGAGTCGGTTATCCGAGACACGATCCCGAGGAACGATCTCGCGATGGTCATCACCAACATCGGAGTACTCTTCGACTGGCCCGCTGCGTATACGCCCAACGCCGGTCCGGGAGACGCGTTCATGGAGATCGAGCTCACGGAAGGGCATTCTCGATCCGCGGAGCAATACGCGCGCACCCTACGCGCCGCGTTTCGGCAGCGCGTCCCGGAGATCGAGGTGGCGTTCGACACGGGCGGTCTCGTCACTGCCGCCCTGAACGGTGGCGAGCCGTCGCCCATCCATATTCAGATTCAGGGCGCCAAGGACAAGGACGGGCTCGCGCTCGCGCGAGAAATTCAGCGTCGCGTCGCGCCGGTGCCAGGGGCTGTCGACGTACGCGTCCAGCAGACCGACGATTATCCAATGGTCCGCGTCGACGTCGACCGCGTCGAGGCGGCGAAGCTCGGGCTGACCGTCGACGACGTCGTGAAGAACGTCTCGGCCGCCGTCGTGTCGAGCGTCGGCTTCGAGCCGTCGTTCTGGCTCGATCCTAAAAACGGCAATCATTACTACCTCGGTGTTCAATACCGAGAAGGCGTGGTCGACGACTTCGAGCGCCTCGGCGATCTCACCATCACCCCGCGTAAGGGCGGGCCCCCCGTCTCTCTGCGCACCATCGCGAAGCTCTCGCGGCGCGGCTCGATCGCCGAGGAGCGACACGTGGACATCAAGAAGGTGTTCGACGTGTTCGCGAACGTCGACCGTCGCGATGTCGGGAGTGTGACCACAGACGTCGAGCGTGCCATCGCCGGCGTGAAGCTGCCTGCGGGCGTGAACGTCAAGGTGTCGGGCGAGGTCGCCGAGATGCGGAGCACGTTCAAGCAGCTCGCCGGTGGCATCGGGCTCGCGGTGCTCCTCATCTACCTGGTCCTTGTCGCGCAGTTTCGCTCGTTCCTCGATCCGCTGTCGATCTTGCTCGCGGTGCCGCTGGGAGGGGTCGGCGCGATGGGGCTGCTCTGGGCCACCCGGACGACGCTCAACGTCCAATCGCTCGTGGGCCTGCTCTTCATGGTCGGCATCGCCGTCTCGAACTCCGTGCTGCTCGTCGAGTTCGCGGCGCGCCTTCGCGAGCAGGGCCGCTCACCGGCGGACGCCGCGGCGGAGTCGGCGGCCGTGCGACTACGCCCCATCCTCATGACGTCGCTCGCGGCCGTCCTGGGGCTTGTCCCGATGGCGATCGGCTTCGGTCACGGCGGCGAGGCTAATGTCCCCCTCGCGCGCGCGGTGGTTGGCGGCCTTACTGCCTCGACTCTTCTCACGCTCTTCGTGGTGCCCGTCGCCGATGCATGGCTCCACCGAAACGACGTCCTGAAAGCGCCCGATCTCGAAGGGCCGAACGTGGAGGCCATCCCGTGATGTGCGGAATAGTGAACTTCGTCGTGCTCGGAGCGCTGCTGCTCGGGGGAGTTGGCTGCAACCCGTCGAGGAAGGCTGAGGCGAGCGTCGAGACGAACGAGGCGATGCCCGCGCCGCGGCTCCGCCTCCGCGTGGTCCGCCCCCGGAAGGAGGCCAGCTCCGGCGAGCGCGTCCTCCCAGGCGTCCTCCTCCCGTGGCAGAGAGCGCAGCTCGGGGCTCGTGTTGCCGGCGAGCTGACCCGAATCACGGTGGATCGCGGCGACCACGTCGAGCGGGGGCAGCTGCTCGCCACGATCGGCATCCCGGGCCTGGCAGAGGACGTCGAGCGCGCCCATGCGCACCGGCGTACGGCCCAGGCCGAGCTCTCGTCGCTCGAGGACCAGCGCCAGCGCGTCGCGAAGGCGGTCGACGCGGGTCCAGCGGGCGTCATCGCCGAGGGCGAGATCGCCGCTCTGGACGCGAAGGTCGAGGCCGCGAAGGCGAGGATCGCGAGCGCCGCGGCCGAGCTGGGGCACGGTGGCGCGATGCTCGCGGACACGCGGATCGTCGCTCCCTTCACGGGCACCGTCGCCGCGCGTCGTGTGGACCGCGGGAGCGCGCTCTCCGCCGGCTCGATCATCGTGGAGGTGGTCGACGTCTCGACGCTCCGGATGACCTTCGACGTGCCGGAGCGAGACGCCGCCGCCGTGAAGGTCGGACAGAGGGTGACGGTGATCGTCCCGGCGCTCCGAGACAGGCGAGTGGACGCGAAGATCGCGCGCTTCGCGCCCGCGCTCGACGAGGCGACGCGCACGCTGCGCGTCGAGGCCGACGTCCCGAACGTCGAGGGCGCCATGCTCGCGGGCGTCTCGGCGCGCGCCGCGATCGA comes from Myxococcales bacterium and encodes:
- a CDS encoding efflux RND transporter periplasmic adaptor subunit, with the protein product MMCGIVNFVVLGALLLGGVGCNPSRKAEASVETNEAMPAPRLRLRVVRPRKEASSGERVLPGVLLPWQRAQLGARVAGELTRITVDRGDHVERGQLLATIGIPGLAEDVERAHAHRRTAQAELSSLEDQRQRVAKAVDAGPAGVIAEGEIAALDAKVEAAKARIASAAAELGHGGAMLADTRIVAPFTGTVAARRVDRGSALSAGSIIVEVVDVSTLRMTFDVPERDAAAVKVGQRVTVIVPALRDRRVDAKIARFAPALDEATRTLRVEADVPNVEGAMLAGVSARAAIDLGSRGEVLVLPADAVIQVVGEAFVYVMDGAVARKRKVVIGYDRGPFVEISSGLKGDEEIVTGGRGLVRDGAACEVAR
- a CDS encoding efflux RND transporter permease subunit, giving the protein MTKIALKNPYLVVVGCLVLMVLGYVSSTRIPVDLLPTFKTPAVQVLTLYPGMPAPVVGADITSRLERWTGQSNGIARQESRSLTGVSVVRDYFREDIDPNTAMSQVSSLAASDVYYLPPGTAAPMVMPFDPTAPLPLALLSVSSSTKTEKELYDIAYFQLRNLLQGIQGVVAPAVYGGKLRRIYAYLDPDKLAARGLAPMDVQIALRAQNTFVPTGNVKIGDLDYQLESNAIPETVAELNAFPIKIGKDGAPMLVGDVGSVEDAAQIQSNIVRIDGKRQVYIPIYRQPGANTVSVVGAVKDALATLKATLGEGIDLRVVVDQSVFVKKAIAGLATEGAIGALLAGIMVYVFLGNARASAVTFLAIPLSITAAIVGLGLTRQSINAMTLGGLALAVGRLVDDAIVVLENTMRHIQAGVPPREAAARGAAEVRAPVLVATICTCIVFLPVAFLKGMGSFLFVPLALAVTYAMTASYVVAMTVVPTYSARFLARPHKGREADEHGGPLYRRVASSYRRALERAFRAKWLVALVAVASLGAAVLFARGLGQELFPRADAGHITIFARAPSGTRVEKTEAYMAQVESVIRDTIPRNDLAMVITNIGVLFDWPAAYTPNAGPGDAFMEIELTEGHSRSAEQYARTLRAAFRQRVPEIEVAFDTGGLVTAALNGGEPSPIHIQIQGAKDKDGLALAREIQRRVAPVPGAVDVRVQQTDDYPMVRVDVDRVEAAKLGLTVDDVVKNVSAAVVSSVGFEPSFWLDPKNGNHYYLGVQYREGVVDDFERLGDLTITPRKGGPPVSLRTIAKLSRRGSIAEERHVDIKKVFDVFANVDRRDVGSVTTDVERAIAGVKLPAGVNVKVSGEVAEMRSTFKQLAGGIGLAVLLIYLVLVAQFRSFLDPLSILLAVPLGGVGAMGLLWATRTTLNVQSLVGLLFMVGIAVSNSVLLVEFAARLREQGRSPADAAAESAAVRLRPILMTSLAAVLGLVPMAIGFGHGGEANVPLARAVVGGLTASTLLTLFVVPVADAWLHRNDVLKAPDLEGPNVEAIP